Part of the Candidatus Brocadia sinica JPN1 genome, TACCAGGCGATTGTTTATTATTGGGGTGTGTGGAAGACGATGTGTTTCATTGTTCAGAAGAGGAATCAGTAATTATCTCCCATAATGATACTCATTCTCCCCTTCCAATAGATGATCACCATTGCTCACATTGTTGTCTCCTGTGTGCTCACAATTTAGTTATGGGTTTACTGCAAAACTCTTTACTGTTTCTCAGTAGTCCATCCAGTTGGTTTCAAAGCCTTCATTCTAATCATTTCAAAAGTATTTTTCAGACGATTATTTATCATCCACCGCGTTTAGCCGCGTAATCCATCTGTAAAATTTCAACATCTCACAGCGCCGTATACAGTTACTGCCGGAAGGCACGGAATATCCGTGAAACAAAAGATATATTCGGGTAGTTGTGGCTTGTAATCTGTGCAACCCTTTGACCCGCTCGGGACAAGTTTTCAAGATTGCAGCTGCCGGTGAGATTCCTTGATTGTATCAGGAATTTTCATTTATTTAGCTGGTTTCAGGGTGGCAGCAGTCAAGAAAACCCCACTTTGCTAAGGAGAACTTCTTAAAAAATCCATGTGAGCTATCATTCATTACTTGGTTTATCGTGAAAGGTTTTTGTTATGGATATGTATTCTGGTTTCAAACCTCATCTTCAGAGATACGGGTTCATTTTTTTTGTCATTCTCGTTTGTGTGTCTGCTTTTTTACCGAGTTTTTGGTTAATAGCCTTCGGGAAGGATTTTCCTATCAAAGCCACGGACAAGAATGATCAATCGTCAAACAAAAAGATTTCACTCGAAGAGGCTATTCGTATTGCCGTTGAAAAGAATCCTCTATTGCAGTCGACCAGGGATCAGGTAGAAGCTGCTTTGGGTTTGCTGAGGCAGTCGAAATTATATCCTAATCCAGTTCTGGAGTTTTTGGCTGAAGAAATTCCTGACAATGAAATCGGATTAAATCAAAGCCAAAATCTCGTGGCCGTAACTCAGCCCATCATCACGGGTGGTAAGAGAGGGCTGGGAATCAAGGTAAGTGAAAAATCAAAGGAAAAAAACGAGTTCGAACGCGATACCGTTTTATTGAATGTCGTCGCTGACACAAAAAAAGCGTTTTATCAGATTATCGGGGATCAGGAGGGGCTGGCTATAGCCAGGGAAACAGAAGAAATTGCGAACGGTATTTACGAGAGTGAGAAACTCAGGTTTGAGGCGGGCGAAGTGGCTATTACGAATATCCTCAGGGCAGAAGTTGAATTGTCGAAAGCGAGGAACCTCGTTTCCAAAGCGGAAGGCAATCTTCAAAATTCGATAAAGGAATTACAAACGGTAATGGGTATTCCGGAGGAAATCATCGGTGGTGTGACGGGAAAACTCTTATCAAGACCCGGTGAGGTTTCACTTCCTGAGCTTGAACTGAAGATGAACAATAATCAACCATTCCTTAAGGCATCAAAGAAGAATATTGAAGTAGCAGATACACAGTTGATGCTGGAAAAAAGGCAGGTTATACCCGATATCAATGTATCTGCGGGTTATAAAAGGCTCTCAATGGAAAACATAGACACCGTACAGTTGGGTGTTGAGATACCGGCCCCCTTCTTTAATCGTAACCAGGGTAATATACAAAAGGGGAAGGCCCTTTCAAAAAAAGCAAAAAGTGAAAATCAGTCAGTTTATAACGAACTGTTATTTCAGTTAAGAAGAAATTTCAATTCATACAATGTGGAACGAAAGCGTGTCATTGAATACAGGGATAAGATTCTGCCAAAGGCGGAAGAATCCCTTACGTTAATTACAAGGGGATACAGAGAAGGTGAGTTTGATTATATTGACCTCCTGGATGCCCAAAGGACATGGGCTGAAACGAGGATTTCCTATATCGAATCCCTAAAAAGTTTAAACCTGTTCATTGCAGACATTGAAAGACTGGCAGTAACGAAGATAAGGGAGCGATAATGGGGATAAGAAGATATTTTCAATTAGGCCTTCGGCGACTTTTATAACAGAGTAGTGGCAAGACGCGCCTTGCCACTACAAGCAGTTTGAAATTACTTAACATTTACTTAAGAGGGAAAAAGAAACTTATGAATTATTTACAATCATGGAACATCCGCATGACTAGTTTCACGATACTTCTTCTATTTATGGGAGTCTTTTCCATTGCAAATGTTGTAGCACATCAAGGTTGTCAGGATACACATAAAGGTGAAATGTGCCCTGAACATGGTGTTCCGGAAAGTGAATGTGTTTTGTGTAATCCTGCCATTAAAAACAGCAGTTACGAAGAATTATTAAAAAAGCACTGTGAGCACAATATCTCCATTATTGAGTGTGACGGATGTCGTTATGAGGTTGGAGCCGTCAAGGTCGATAAATCGATACTCGGAGAGATTGTAACCGTAGAAAACGTTGAGTTGTTTGACATAGAGGTAACTCATAAGGCAACAGGTGAAGTGGGGCCAAACCGGGACCGTTTTGTTATCGTTTCCCCAAGGGTATCCGGGGTCGTTAAAGAGTTATTTGTGGACTGGGGAGATCCTGTGAAGAAGGGACAAAAGCTGGCCGTATTGGATAGTGTAGAACTGGGGGAGGTCAGGGCCAATTATAAGAAAGCGATGGCAATGGTAAGAATGGCAAAAAAGAACTATTCCAGAGAAAAGACTCTCTATAAACAGAAGATTTCTTCCACAAAACATTTTCTGGAAGCTGAGAATGCTTACGAACAAGCGCAGATAGAGTTAAAAGCGTTAAAAGAAAAGTTAATACTCATGGGTCAGCAGGAGGGAGACATCCAGGATATAGCGGAAGACCAGGTATCCTCCCTGTTTATCCTTTCAGCCCCCTTTGATGGTACGGTGGTTGAAAAAAATGTAGCCATTGGTGAACTGAAGGATGCCTTTGCCCCTATTGTCACCATTTCTGACCTCACCAATCTGTGGGTATGGTTTGATATCTACGAAAAAGATATTCCAATAGTCAAGCCAGGAAATAAGGTTATGATATCAGTTGCCTCCTATCCGAACGAACAATTTGAGGGGCTTGTTACCCATATCGGAGTTACCGTTGATGAAAAGACACGAACAGTGAAGGTTCGGGCAGAGGTCGACAATCGTCATGAAAAATTGAAACCGGGTATGTTTGCCAAGGTATTGCTTCTGCATCAATCAGAGAAAACAAATAGTTTGCCCGTTGTGCCTGATGAAGCCGTTCAGACAGACGGGCAAGAACACTTTGTCTTTGTGCCCCTTCATGAGGGACTTTTTGTAAGACGAGATGTGACTCTGGGTACGCGGGTAGATGGCCATGTGAAAGTTATGAGTGGCTTAAACAAGAACGACCGCGTGGTTGTCAAGGGTGGTTTCCTGCTTAAGTCTGGAATCATGAAGGAAAAGTTTGGGGAGGGATGCACACATTAGCGGGATATTCGTGATGTAACATTACAATAACAAACCTTTTGTAATTCTTTGTGGTTGATATTCAATTCGGAGATTTGCTAATACTATGATCAACAGACTTATCGGATACGCCTTAAAACAAGGGTTTCTTGTTATTATCGTGATAGGCGTTATTATAGGACTGGGTTTATACTACATTGTACGCTTGCCGGTTGATGCCGTCCCTGATGTTACGACAAACCAGGTGCAGATCAATACCGAGGTGCCGGGACTAGGCCCTCTCGAAGTGGAAAAACTCATTACATTCCCCATTGAGTTTTCCATGAGTGGTTTGCCTAATGTGGTGGAGACACGTTCCCTTTCAAAGTCAGGACTCTCACAGGTTACGGTAGTTTTTGATGACCACGTAAACATCTATTTTGTCCGTCAATTGGTCTTTGAGCGTTTACAAACAGCAAAAGAGCAACTACCGCAGGTTTTCAATGCCCAGCCTGTTATGGGACCGATTAGCACGGGTTTGGGTGAGATTTATCAATACGTGGTTACCGGAGAAGGTAAGGATAACATGGAACTGCGGACCATCCAGGACTGGATAATCAAACCCAGACTGCTGACTACACCAGGGATCATTGAGATCAACAGTTTCGGTGGCTTCGTAAAGCAGTATCAGGTGCTGGTGGATCCCAAAAAGCTTATCACGTATGATATTACCCTCCGGCAGGTCTTTGATGCCCTGGCGGCCAATAATGCCAATGCTGGTGGACAATACATAGAACATGCCTCTGAACAATATCTCATAAGGGGCATAGGACTTATCAATACCATACAAGACATTGAAAATATCATTGTTCAAGCCACTCCGGAAGGCACGCCCATTTATATAAAAAATATTGCCGATGTGGTAGTGGGTCCTGAGGTACGTTATGGGGCAGTTACCAAAGACGGCAAAGGAGAGGTTGTCGCCGGTATAGCCATGATGCTCAAGGGTGAAAATAGCCGTACCGTGGTGGAAAGGGTAAAACAGAAGGTTGCAGAGATCAGGCAAAACCTGCCAACAGGTGTTGATATCATACCGTTTTATGATCGGGCTGCCCTAGTCAATGGCGTTATTCATACCGTTATTAGCAATGTCATTTTTGGTATCATCCTGATAATCATAGTTCTTACTCTAACGGTAGGCAACTGGCGAGTCTCACTCCTTATTGCTTTCTCCGTTCCTTTAACGGTCGTATTAACCTTTTCAGGCATGTATCATCTGGGAATTGCAGCTACGGTAATGAGTATCAGTTCCCTGGGTTTTGGTAATATCACTGATGGCTCAGTTTGCACCGTTGAAAATATCGTTCAACGTCTTAGCCTCAGAAAAAATACTGCAAGTTACCGGGAAACGATATTGCTCGCATCTCAGGAGGTGGGGCGTCCCATTTTTTTCGCCGTAGGAATTATTATTATCATCTATGTCCCGCTCCTGACATTACAGGGTGTTGAAGGCAAGATGTTCAAACCTGTAGCCCTTACAGTCAGTCTTGCCATGCTGAGTTCCCTTTTTGTTGCTCTTGTCATCATGCCCACCCTTTGCTCCCTTATTTTTAAAAAAGGGGTAAAGACAAAGGCATATACTGAAGAAACGGATAATCGTATAATGCTGTTCTTAAAGAGCAGTTACAGGCCGTTGTTGGAAAAGGCTGTATTCTATCCCAGGATCACCTTTATTATAGCAGCATCGTGCTTCCTTTCCAGCCTTGTCCTTATTCCCTTTTTAGGTTCAGAGTTTATGCCCGAATTGGATGAAGGCGCCATAGCAATCAACGTGAGGCGCCTGCCCAGTGTCTCTTTAAAGGAGTCGGTCGGACTCTCTACGCTCGTAGAGAAAACTCTCATGAAATACCCGGAGGTGGAGACCATTGTATCAAAAACGGGACGGGCCGAAATTGCCACAGACCCCATGGGACAGGAGATCAGCGATGTGTTCGTAATGCTCAAACCGAAGGATACATGGCAGACGACCAGGACAAAGGAGGGTCTCATTGCCCGTATGGAAGAGGATTTGAAAAAGATTCCGGGCATGCAGTATAGTTTTTCACAGCCCATTGAGCTCAGGGTCAGTGAATTGATAGCCGGCGTGCGTTCTGATGTCGCCATTAAGCTTTTTGGCGAGGACTATGAGGTATTAAAATCAAAGGCAGAGGAGATCGAACGAGTTGTAGCTCCTATCCGGGGTGCCGAGGATGTGAAAGGAGAACAAGTGGCGGGGCTGCCTGTGGTACAGATAAAGATTGACCGGAGCGCCATTGCCCGCTATGGAATCAATGTATCGGATATACAGGATGTTATTACCACGGCCATTGGCGGTAGGGCTGCGTCGCAGGTGCTGGAAGAGCAGATGCGATTCGACCTCTTGGTCCGTTTTTCCGAGGAAGCAAGGAACAACATAGAGGAAATCAAAAATATCCTGATTAGCGCCCCGGATGGTGTGCGTGTGCCGCTCACCCAGCTGGCGGATATTTTTGTTGAAGAGGGGCATGCTCAGGTCAACCGTGAGAACGGGCACCGCCGCATCGTAGTGGAGTGTAACGTACGGGATAGAGATATCGGCAGCTTTGTGGCAGAGGCGCAAAAAAAGATTCGGGAGGGTGTGGATATCCCCGCAGGATATTATCTGGATTGGGGCGGGCAGTTTGAGAATATGCAGCGGGCGAGGAATCGGCTTGCAATCGTTATTCCCATTTCCATGGGATTAATTTTTATTCTTCTCTTCATGAGTTTTCATTCCTTTAAAAATGCCGCCCTTATTTATATAAATGTTCCCTTTGCCGCTACCGGAGGGATTGTGGCGCTCTTCTTAAGGAATATGCCCCTGAGTGTCTCTGCAGGGGTAGGATTTATTTCTCTCTTCGGGTTATGCGTGTTAAATGGCACCGTTATGGTATCATCTATTAATGAATATCTTCAAAAAGGGAAAGAAACGAGAGATACGATCGTAGAGGCTGCTACAACACGTCTGAGACCTGTAGCGATAACCGTTATGACAGATATTATTGGGTTATTACCGATGACCATATCGACAGATGTAGGGGCCGAGGTACAGAAACCATTGGCAACGGTAATCGTGGGTGGGGTATGTTTCTCAAGCTTCCTGACCCTTTTTGTGATACCTGCACTCTATCAATGGTTTCCTAAGAGGGTTGAGGCAGTATAAAATAATTTTACCCCAGAGGTCGCAGAGAGCGCGGAGATGAATAAAATAAAAACTGTTGAGGAGCATAAAATATGGTAGCAATTTATTGTAAATGCTAAAAAAGTTTGAAATTCCTTGAAAACATTAAATTATTACAGAAACATGAATGAGATAAAAATGGAAAAAATTGAGATTGCCAGGTCAGTTTTCTTCTTTATCCTTGCCGGACTTTGCGAAATAGGTGGAGGATATCTGGTATGGCTCTGGCTAAGGGAAGGAAAGAGTATTTGGCTTGGTTTATTCGGAGCGATTGTGCTGGTTGTCTATGGAGTTATTCCAACCTTCCAGCCTGCAAATTTTGGCCGCGTCTATGCCGCCTATGGTGGTGTATTTATAGTTCTCTCTATTCTCTGGGGATGGCAGGTTGACAAGATAGCTCCGGACAAATTTGACCTGATCGGTGGTCTTATCGCCCTTATTGGTGTAATTATTATTATGTACTGGCCAAGGGGATGATTTTGGGTAAGTAAGGGTGGCACGGACAAACTCGTTTGTCCGTGCTTTTTTCCAATACCAGAACATAATGAGCAAGGGTATTCAATAAGCGTATTACAAATTACGCTAAATGAAATGCGGAGCGCCATGAAAAAGTGGCTTGTGTGTATATTGCTTGTTTCATTACCATGCGGATGTGCAGAGACCCCTCATGCTGAGCATGGTCAAGAATTGAATCTTTATGAAATAAGGAAGAATCATCCTTACCAGTGGGTTGAAAAGCACCATGTTCAATTAACAGACCAGCAAAAGAATGAGCTTGCTCAGCATGGTATCGAAATTGGTGAAAGTGAAGAAACGATCGTTTATTACTCCATGACTACCAGACGCGGACGAAGTGAGGTAGAAAAGGCATTTCTGGCTCAAGGTGAAGGGGAATGCGGTCATTTTAAACTGATGGTTGACATTGAGCGCTCCATCACAATTGAGGAAATACACATCATTGAAAATCCTGCAGACCAGACTGGAACCCACTGCATAAATAACGACTTTCTTGAACAATTTATTGGGAAAGATCTCAATTCATCTTTTGAGGTCGCAAAAGAACCGGGAGATACACGAACAACACCTGATAGAATCAGACCAATAAAAAATGCGCCAATCACTTCTGAGAAGATTGCAAAAGAGTTGAGAAAATGGTTGGTCATTTCAAAAATACTGAAACGTGATTACCCCGTCTGGAGTATAGAACAATGAAAAAAAATGATAACGATTGGTTTGCTCAGCTTAATCTATTCCCCTTTCTCTTACGGTAACAAAAATATGAAAAACTTGATAATTCGTTTTAAAAAGGTATCAGCAATCGGCATTGCTGTTCTGGTTGGAATTGTTCTGGCAGTAATTATCCTGCAAATGGAAAAAAAAGTGGTTCGTGATTCTCAGGAGGGCACTGAATCGAAGCATGGGGGTAATGTCCAGGCAAAGGGGCCTCATGGAGGCAGATTATTATCAGAGGGTGATTTTCAGGTTGAGATCACCATGTATGAGCGGGGTGTTCCACCCCAATTTAGAATCTATGTATTCGATAGGGGAAAAGCAGTTAACCCTGACGAGGCTAAACTGACTGTAGAATTACATAGGCTTGGTGGCCGGGTGGATATGATTCATTTCCGTACCGAAGGTGAGTACCTTCGCGGTGACAAGGTTATTGAAGAACCGCATTCTTTTGATGTCAGGGTGTTTGCAGAATGGAAAGGCAAGACCTATCGATGGGAATATTCGCAGGTGGAAGGCAGGATCGAGCTCAGTCCTGAGGCGGTACAAAGCGCAGGGATTGGCATTGAGACGGCCGGTCCTGCTCAGATAAAAACCGTCCTTGAGCTTCCCGGTGAGATCGAACTCAATGCAGATAAGGTAGTGCATGTCGTACCGAGGGTCTCAGGGGTCGTAACGGAGGTATATAAAAATCTTGGCGATATGGTCAAACATGGCGAGGTTATTGCCGTTCTTGACAGTCGGGAAGTGGCGGAACAGAAGAGTGAGTACATGGCCTTTCTGAAACGGATAGAACTGGCGCGGGCAACATTTGAAAGGAAAGAGCGTCTCTGGAGACAGAAGATCTCTTCAGAAAAAGACTATCTCGCCAGCCGGCAGGCATTGGCAGAAGAAGAGATAAACCTGCAAACGGCTACACAAAAACTGCTCGCATTGGGGCTTTCTCAAACTGATCTGGATAGTATTCCGGAAACGGCGGGCAGGGGGCTTACCCGATATGAGCTAAAAGCGCAGTTTGATGGTGTCGTTATTAAAAAGGAGATTGCTGTGGGTGAGGCTATTAAGGAAGATGCCGATATCTTTGCCATTGCTGATTTACGTACGGTTTGGGTGGGAGTCACGGTGTATGCCAAAGACCTGAGTGTGGTCAGGGTTGGACAAAACGTTACGGTAAGGTCTAAGATATTAGGTCTGGAAGCAAACGGTACGCTGGCATATTTGGGTCCACTTGTTGGTGAGCAAACACGTACTGCACTGGGGCGAGTTATTGTGCAGAATCCAGAAGGACGTTGGCGTCCCGGCCTCTTTGTTACTGTCGGGATTGTTCAGGAAGAAGTGACAGTACCAGTAGCAGTACCAGTCGGTGCAATACAAACATTCCGTGATTGGTTTGTCGTTTTTGTACAATACGGAGATCTTTTTGAAGTCCGCCCGGTGGAGTTAGGGCGGAATGACGGGCGATGGGTTGAGGTATTGCATGGTCTTTTTCCGGGTGAGCGATATGTTGCCAGCAATAGTTTTATCCTCAAGGCTGATCTCGGTAAGGCAGGGGCAACGCATGATCATTAGCTAAAGATAAATCCGAAGTACAAATTCGAAAATGCAAAAACAGAATTTCGAAATTCGAAATCCGAAATAAACTTCAATGAGCAATAACAAAAATCCTCGACAATATGATTTAGAGGAACGAACATTTTTATTTGCTAAAAGTGTGAGAAGTTTTGTGAGAAAACTACCTAAGATCATTGTCAATATTGAAGATGAGAAGTAACTAATAAATGCATCAGGTTCTGTAGGAGCCAATTACATTGAAGCTAACGAATCGCTGAGTAAGAAAGATTTCTTTTTAGAATAAAGATTTGCAGAAAAGAAGCAAAAGAAAGCAGATATTGGCTAAGATTAGTTTTTGTCACTAATAATGCTGAACTTTTAAGAAAAGAAGGTGAAGTATGCTTGAGCGAATATTAAAATTTTCAATCCGCCAACGATGGGTAGTCCTTATAGCAATCATGGTTATTGCAGTTTTTGGTGGGTATAATTATCAGAAACTTCCCATAGATGCAGTGCCTGACATTACCAATGTTCAGGTTCAGATTAATACAGAGGCCCCGGGATACTCTCCACTTGAGGTCGAACAACGTATTACTTTTCCTGTTGAGACATCAATGGCTGGTATACCTGGCTTAATGGAAACTCGTTCGTTGTCGCGGTATGGGCTCTCACAGGTGACAGTTATTTTTCGAGATGGAACAGATATTTACTTTGCCCGACAATTGATTAACCAGCGTATCCAGGAAATAAAGGGAAAACTGCCGCCTGGTGTTGATCCGCTTATGGGGCCGATTGCAACGGGACTTGGCGAGATCTTTATGTGGACAGTTGAGTCAAAAGCAGGCGCTCTAAAACCGGATGGGACACCGTATACATCCACCGATTTAAGAACCATTCAGGACTGGGTTATCAGACCTCAACTCCGTAACATTCCTGGGGTTACTGAAGTAAACACCATCGGCGGTTACGAGAAACAATATCATGTAACTCCATACCCTGATAAACTGATTGCATATGGATTGTCATTTCATGACGTTCTTCAGGCCCTTGCCAGAAATAATGCCAATATTGGTGCAGGGTATATCGAACACAGCGGAGAACAGTATCTGATCAGAGCCCCCGGCCAGGTGGTCGACATAGAGGATATTCGGCAGATTATTATTGGGAATTACAAAGGGGTACCCATTTATATCAAAGACGTAGCGGAGGTTTTGTTAGGGAAAGAACTCAGAACAGGTGCTGCTATGGAAAACGGGAAAGAGGTTGTCCTGGGTACGGTCTTTATGCTTATGGGCGAAAATAGTCGGACAGTATCAAGAATGGTGGCTGATAAGATGGTTGAAGTGAACCATACACTGCCCGCGGGTGTGGTGGCTAAAACGGTCTATGACCGCACTACCCTTGTAGAAAAAACCATACATACCGTGAAGAAGAATTTGGCTGAAGGCGCCCTTTTGGTCATTGCTATTCTATTTCTCTTTTTGGGGAATATACGGGCGGCCCTCATCACGGCATTTGTTATACCATTATCCATGTTATTTACTGTTACCGGGATGGTAAGCAACAAGGTGAGCGCAAACCTTATGAGCCTCGGGGCATTAGACTTTGGAATCATTGTTGATGGCGCTGTAATTATCGTTGAGAATTGCATTCGCAGGTTGTCAGAGGAACAACACCGGCTTGGACGGTTATTAACACGCCAGGAGCGGTTTGGGGTTGTTTTTGAGGCATCAAAGGAAGTACGGAGAGCAACCATGTT contains:
- a CDS encoding TolC family protein; this encodes MDMYSGFKPHLQRYGFIFFVILVCVSAFLPSFWLIAFGKDFPIKATDKNDQSSNKKISLEEAIRIAVEKNPLLQSTRDQVEAALGLLRQSKLYPNPVLEFLAEEIPDNEIGLNQSQNLVAVTQPIITGGKRGLGIKVSEKSKEKNEFERDTVLLNVVADTKKAFYQIIGDQEGLAIARETEEIANGIYESEKLRFEAGEVAITNILRAEVELSKARNLVSKAEGNLQNSIKELQTVMGIPEEIIGGVTGKLLSRPGEVSLPELELKMNNNQPFLKASKKNIEVADTQLMLEKRQVIPDINVSAGYKRLSMENIDTVQLGVEIPAPFFNRNQGNIQKGKALSKKAKSENQSVYNELLFQLRRNFNSYNVERKRVIEYRDKILPKAEESLTLITRGYREGEFDYIDLLDAQRTWAETRISYIESLKSLNLFIADIERLAVTKIRER
- a CDS encoding efflux RND transporter periplasmic adaptor subunit, with the protein product MNYLQSWNIRMTSFTILLLFMGVFSIANVVAHQGCQDTHKGEMCPEHGVPESECVLCNPAIKNSSYEELLKKHCEHNISIIECDGCRYEVGAVKVDKSILGEIVTVENVELFDIEVTHKATGEVGPNRDRFVIVSPRVSGVVKELFVDWGDPVKKGQKLAVLDSVELGEVRANYKKAMAMVRMAKKNYSREKTLYKQKISSTKHFLEAENAYEQAQIELKALKEKLILMGQQEGDIQDIAEDQVSSLFILSAPFDGTVVEKNVAIGELKDAFAPIVTISDLTNLWVWFDIYEKDIPIVKPGNKVMISVASYPNEQFEGLVTHIGVTVDEKTRTVKVRAEVDNRHEKLKPGMFAKVLLLHQSEKTNSLPVVPDEAVQTDGQEHFVFVPLHEGLFVRRDVTLGTRVDGHVKVMSGLNKNDRVVVKGGFLLKSGIMKEKFGEGCTH
- a CDS encoding efflux RND transporter permease subunit, which codes for MINRLIGYALKQGFLVIIVIGVIIGLGLYYIVRLPVDAVPDVTTNQVQINTEVPGLGPLEVEKLITFPIEFSMSGLPNVVETRSLSKSGLSQVTVVFDDHVNIYFVRQLVFERLQTAKEQLPQVFNAQPVMGPISTGLGEIYQYVVTGEGKDNMELRTIQDWIIKPRLLTTPGIIEINSFGGFVKQYQVLVDPKKLITYDITLRQVFDALAANNANAGGQYIEHASEQYLIRGIGLINTIQDIENIIVQATPEGTPIYIKNIADVVVGPEVRYGAVTKDGKGEVVAGIAMMLKGENSRTVVERVKQKVAEIRQNLPTGVDIIPFYDRAALVNGVIHTVISNVIFGIILIIIVLTLTVGNWRVSLLIAFSVPLTVVLTFSGMYHLGIAATVMSISSLGFGNITDGSVCTVENIVQRLSLRKNTASYRETILLASQEVGRPIFFAVGIIIIIYVPLLTLQGVEGKMFKPVALTVSLAMLSSLFVALVIMPTLCSLIFKKGVKTKAYTEETDNRIMLFLKSSYRPLLEKAVFYPRITFIIAASCFLSSLVLIPFLGSEFMPELDEGAIAINVRRLPSVSLKESVGLSTLVEKTLMKYPEVETIVSKTGRAEIATDPMGQEISDVFVMLKPKDTWQTTRTKEGLIARMEEDLKKIPGMQYSFSQPIELRVSELIAGVRSDVAIKLFGEDYEVLKSKAEEIERVVAPIRGAEDVKGEQVAGLPVVQIKIDRSAIARYGINVSDIQDVITTAIGGRAASQVLEEQMRFDLLVRFSEEARNNIEEIKNILISAPDGVRVPLTQLADIFVEEGHAQVNRENGHRRIVVECNVRDRDIGSFVAEAQKKIREGVDIPAGYYLDWGGQFENMQRARNRLAIVIPISMGLIFILLFMSFHSFKNAALIYINVPFAATGGIVALFLRNMPLSVSAGVGFISLFGLCVLNGTVMVSSINEYLQKGKETRDTIVEAATTRLRPVAITVMTDIIGLLPMTISTDVGAEVQKPLATVIVGGVCFSSFLTLFVIPALYQWFPKRVEAV
- a CDS encoding YnfA family protein, coding for MEKIEIARSVFFFILAGLCEIGGGYLVWLWLREGKSIWLGLFGAIVLVVYGVIPTFQPANFGRVYAAYGGVFIVLSILWGWQVDKIAPDKFDLIGGLIALIGVIIIMYWPRG
- a CDS encoding efflux RND transporter periplasmic adaptor subunit, producing the protein MKNLIIRFKKVSAIGIAVLVGIVLAVIILQMEKKVVRDSQEGTESKHGGNVQAKGPHGGRLLSEGDFQVEITMYERGVPPQFRIYVFDRGKAVNPDEAKLTVELHRLGGRVDMIHFRTEGEYLRGDKVIEEPHSFDVRVFAEWKGKTYRWEYSQVEGRIELSPEAVQSAGIGIETAGPAQIKTVLELPGEIELNADKVVHVVPRVSGVVTEVYKNLGDMVKHGEVIAVLDSREVAEQKSEYMAFLKRIELARATFERKERLWRQKISSEKDYLASRQALAEEEINLQTATQKLLALGLSQTDLDSIPETAGRGLTRYELKAQFDGVVIKKEIAVGEAIKEDADIFAIADLRTVWVGVTVYAKDLSVVRVGQNVTVRSKILGLEANGTLAYLGPLVGEQTRTALGRVIVQNPEGRWRPGLFVTVGIVQEEVTVPVAVPVGAIQTFRDWFVVFVQYGDLFEVRPVELGRNDGRWVEVLHGLFPGERYVASNSFILKADLGKAGATHDH